In Nomia melanderi isolate GNS246 chromosome 4, iyNomMela1, whole genome shotgun sequence, the following are encoded in one genomic region:
- the RpI135 gene encoding RNA polymerase I subunit Rpl135 isoform X1, translating to MLVEPKLTNTSKNFGKPPENQNLLLQSLGSPHIDSFNYMLEDGLSEGVRENPLVYIHLPNEDKVALWVDDVSIHQPSIPTGTIGVKNHKIYPTECRQRGCTYKGKITVKLGWSINGKIQEALERDLGEIPIMVKSNRCHLSKMSPKELVSHGEHEQEWGGYFVIKGLERLIRMLLMTRRNYPIAIRRSGWKARGIQFSDLGLQLRSVRDDNTATNNTLHYVTDGSAKLMFTHRKVLYYVPLVLMFKCLIDVSDIFIYNALTAGNNDLYYKGCILNMLREIHEQGLHSHEECKAYIGRMFRIKFFELPQDATDIDVCDFIIKHCVAIHLNDPLDKFYLLVFMTKKLFSLANNNCAVEGADAVMMQECLLGGHLYLQVLKEKLHSWLTGLKLGILKRARSAGNRYTLSIQEMLNIMKHTSSLESQMENFLATGNLKSPTGLGLMQTSGLTIVAENINRMRYMSHFRAIHRGSFFQEMRTTEARQLLPDAWGFICPVHTPDGAPCGLLNHLTMNCIITKHPDPKLKANIPIVLMDLGMVPLSIADNWDNSYVVMLDGKLIGVIDDSIVARVTDKLRLLKIKGQEIPSTLEIALVPKKNVPAQYPGLYLFTNPARMMRPVMNLVAKKIEYIGTFEQIYLNICITPEEAYEGLTTHQELSKTAFLSNLASLIPMPDCNQSPRNMYQCQMGKQTMGTPCHTWQLQSETKLYRLQTPATPLFRPVHYDKIDLDDFAMGTNAIVAVISYTGYDMEDAMIINKAAYDRGFAHGTIYKSEFVDLKDQKSYFARNPDKPELAEKLDTDGLPIPGTILSEGEVYYCYYDADQSAYITGKYHGKEDAHVDTVKLCGSLHSHVPRRACITFRISRNPSVGDKFASRAGQKGICSQKWPAEDLPFTETGLIPDIVFNPHGFPSRMTIAMMIEVMAGKSAAIHGLVHDATSFRFNENNTAVEYFGKLLERGGYNYYGTERMYSGIDGREMTADIFFGIVHYQRLRHMVSDKWQVRSTGPIDVLTRQPIKGRRRGGGVRFGEMERDSLISHGCSFLLQDRLFHCSDKTTTLVCQKCGTLLGPVMEASLNASGFGGKTRCRLCGDDESVREVDIPYIFRYLVTQLTSCNINVKLTFAEK from the exons ATGTTGGTTGAGCCGAAATTAACAAACACTTCAAAAAACTTCGGTAAACCACCAGAGAACCAAAATCTC TTATTGCAGAGTTTAGGAAGTCCGCACATAGATTCTTTTAATTACATGTTAGAAGATGGTCTCTCAGAAGGTGTTAGAGAGAATCCCCTTGTTTATATTCACCTTCCAAATGAAGATAAAGTAGCTCTATGGGTGGATGATGTATCTATTCATCAACCTTCTATCCCCACAGGGACTATTGGAgtgaaaaatcataaaatttatcCTACAGAATGTCGTCAAAGAGGATGTACTTACAAAGGAAAAATAACTGTTAAATTGGGTTGGTCTATCAATGGTAAAATTCAAGAAGCTCTTGAAAGAGATTTAGGAGAAATTCCAATTATGGTTAAA tCCAATAGGTGTCATTTGAGTAAAATGAGTCCTAAAGAATTAGTTAGTCATGGAGAACATGAACAGGAATGGGGTGGATACTTTGTCATTAAAGGACTAGAAAGGCTTATAAGAATGCTTTTAATGACCAGGAGAAATTATCCCATAGCCATCAGAAGATCAGGATGGAAAGCTCGTGGAATACAATTTAGTGATCTTGGCCTACAACTAAGGAGTGTACGTGACGATAATACTGCAAct aacaaTACATTACATTATGTAACCGATGGGTCTGCAAAGTTAATGTTTACACATAGAAAAGTTTTGTACTATGTTCCATTAGTCCTGATGTTCAAATGTTTGATAGATGTTTcagacatttttatttataatgcgTTAACAGCTGGTAATAATGATCTGTATTATAAAggttgtattttaaatatgcttAGAGAAATTCATGAACAAGGTCTACACAGTCATGAAGAATGCAAGGCTTATATAGGAAGAATgttcagaataaaattttttgaatTACCTCAAGATGCTACTGATATAGATGTTTGTGATTTTATCATTAA GCATTGTGTAGCAATTCATCTAAATGATCCTctagataaattttatttacttgtttttaTGACCAAAAAGCTATTTTCTCTTGCAAACAATAACTGCGCTGTTGAGGGAGCTGATGCTGTGATGATGCAGGAATGCCTGCTTGGTGGTCATTTGTACTTACAAGTATTGAAAGAGAAGTTACATTCTTGGCTAACTGGACTTAAATTGGGTATTTTGAAACGTGCCAGAAGTGCGGGCAACAGATACACTTTAAGCATAC AGGAAATGTTGAACATAATGAAGCATACAAGTTCACTTGAATCGCAGATGGAAAATTTCTTAGCCACTGGAAATTTAAAATCACCAACTGGTTTAGGACTTATGCAAACTAGTGGCCTCACAATCGTTGCCGAAAACATTAATAGAATGCGTTACATGAGTCATTTTCGTGCAATTCATAGAGGTTCTTTTTTCCAGGAAATGAGAACTACAGAAGCTAGACAATTATTGCCAGATGCATGGG GTTTTATTTGTCCTGTCCATACACCTGACGGTGCACCTTGTGGGCTCCTGAATCACTTAACAATGAATTGTATCATTACAAAACATCCGGATCCCAAATTAAAAGCTAATATTCCTATAGTATTAATGGATCTTGGAATGGTTCCTTTATCTATTGCTGACAACTGGGACAATTCATATGTTGTAATGTTGGATGGAAAATTGATTGGAGTAATAGATGATAGTATAGTTGCTAGAGTGACAGATAAACTTCGATTACTTAAAATAAAGGGACAAGAA ATTCCATCTACATTAGAAATAGCTCTGGTGCCAAAGAAGAATGTACCAGCTCAGTATCCAGGATTATATTTATTCACAAATCCAGCACGCATGATGAGACCAGTGATGAATTTAGTTgctaaaaaaattgaatatataggaacattcgaacaaatttatttaaatatttgcatcaCACCTGAAGAAGCTTATGAAGGA ttaACAACACATCAAGAATTGTCAAAGACAGCTTTCTTAAGTAATTTAGCAAGTCTTATTCCAATGCCAGATTGTAATCAAAGTCCAAGAAATATGTATCAGTGTCAA atgGGTAAACAAACAATGGGTACTCCATGTCATACATGGCAATTACAATCAGAAACTAAATTGTATAGACTTCAAACACCTGCAACACCACTTTTCCGCCCTGTTCATTATGACAAGATTGATCTTGATGACTTTGCTATGGGTACAAATGCAATAGTGGCTGTCATTTCATACACA GGATACGATATGGAAGATgcaatgattataaataaagcTGCTTATGATAGAGGGTTTGCGCATGGAACAATTTATAAATCTGAATTTGTAGATTTAAAAGATCAAAAAAGTTATTTTGCACGAAATCCAGATAAACCGGAACTTGCAGAAAAATTGGATACTGATGGTCTTCCTATACCAGGTACTATTCTCTCTGAAGGTGAAGTTTATTACTG ttaCTACGATGCGGATCAGTCTGCATACATTACTGGTAAATATCATGGCAAAGAGGATGCTCACGTTGATACTGTAAAACTCTGTGGTAGTTTACATAGTCATGTTCCACGCAGGGCTTGCATTACTTTTCGCATTTCG CGTAATCCAAGTGTTGGAGATAAATTTGCTTCTAGAGCAGGCCAAAAAGGAATCTGTTCTCAAAAATGGCCAGCAGAGGACTTACCATTTACAGAAACCGGGTTGATTCCTGATATTGTATTTAATCCTCATGGTTTTCCAAGTCGTATGACAATAG CCATGATGATCGAAGTAATGGCGGGAAAATCAGCAGCAATACACGGTTTGGTACACGATGCAACGTCTTTTCGGTTCAACGAGAACAACACAGCGGTTGAATATTTTGGAAAGTTGTTAGAACGTGGCGGTTATAATTATTACGGTACTGAAAGAATGTATTCAGGTATAGATGGCAGAGAAATGACAGCAGATATCTTTTTTGGAATTGTACATTACCAACGATTGCGGCACATGGTCTCGGATAAGTGGCAA gTTAGAAGTACTGGTCCAATAGATGTTTTAACAAGGCAACCTATAAAAGGTAGGCGAAGAGGTGGTGGTGTTCGATTTGGTGAAATGGAACGAGATTCGTTAATATCTCATGGCTGTTCATTCCTGCTTCAAGATCGTCTTTTCCATTGCTCAGATAAAACTACG ACATTAGTTTGTCAAAAGTGTGGAACATTGTTAGGTCCAGTAATGGAAGCGTCTTTAAATGCATCAGGATTTGGCGGTAAAACAAGATGTCGTCTTTGTGGCGACGATGAATCCGTAAGGGAAGTTGATATACCGTACATCTTCCGGTACCTCGTAACACAGTTAACGTCTTGTAATATTAACGTAAAATTGACATTtgcagaaaaatga
- the RpI135 gene encoding RNA polymerase I subunit Rpl135 isoform X2 yields MVKSNRCHLSKMSPKELVSHGEHEQEWGGYFVIKGLERLIRMLLMTRRNYPIAIRRSGWKARGIQFSDLGLQLRSVRDDNTATNNTLHYVTDGSAKLMFTHRKVLYYVPLVLMFKCLIDVSDIFIYNALTAGNNDLYYKGCILNMLREIHEQGLHSHEECKAYIGRMFRIKFFELPQDATDIDVCDFIIKHCVAIHLNDPLDKFYLLVFMTKKLFSLANNNCAVEGADAVMMQECLLGGHLYLQVLKEKLHSWLTGLKLGILKRARSAGNRYTLSIQEMLNIMKHTSSLESQMENFLATGNLKSPTGLGLMQTSGLTIVAENINRMRYMSHFRAIHRGSFFQEMRTTEARQLLPDAWGFICPVHTPDGAPCGLLNHLTMNCIITKHPDPKLKANIPIVLMDLGMVPLSIADNWDNSYVVMLDGKLIGVIDDSIVARVTDKLRLLKIKGQEIPSTLEIALVPKKNVPAQYPGLYLFTNPARMMRPVMNLVAKKIEYIGTFEQIYLNICITPEEAYEGLTTHQELSKTAFLSNLASLIPMPDCNQSPRNMYQCQMGKQTMGTPCHTWQLQSETKLYRLQTPATPLFRPVHYDKIDLDDFAMGTNAIVAVISYTGYDMEDAMIINKAAYDRGFAHGTIYKSEFVDLKDQKSYFARNPDKPELAEKLDTDGLPIPGTILSEGEVYYCYYDADQSAYITGKYHGKEDAHVDTVKLCGSLHSHVPRRACITFRISRNPSVGDKFASRAGQKGICSQKWPAEDLPFTETGLIPDIVFNPHGFPSRMTIAMMIEVMAGKSAAIHGLVHDATSFRFNENNTAVEYFGKLLERGGYNYYGTERMYSGIDGREMTADIFFGIVHYQRLRHMVSDKWQVRSTGPIDVLTRQPIKGRRRGGGVRFGEMERDSLISHGCSFLLQDRLFHCSDKTTTLVCQKCGTLLGPVMEASLNASGFGGKTRCRLCGDDESVREVDIPYIFRYLVTQLTSCNINVKLTFAEK; encoded by the exons ATGGTTAAA tCCAATAGGTGTCATTTGAGTAAAATGAGTCCTAAAGAATTAGTTAGTCATGGAGAACATGAACAGGAATGGGGTGGATACTTTGTCATTAAAGGACTAGAAAGGCTTATAAGAATGCTTTTAATGACCAGGAGAAATTATCCCATAGCCATCAGAAGATCAGGATGGAAAGCTCGTGGAATACAATTTAGTGATCTTGGCCTACAACTAAGGAGTGTACGTGACGATAATACTGCAAct aacaaTACATTACATTATGTAACCGATGGGTCTGCAAAGTTAATGTTTACACATAGAAAAGTTTTGTACTATGTTCCATTAGTCCTGATGTTCAAATGTTTGATAGATGTTTcagacatttttatttataatgcgTTAACAGCTGGTAATAATGATCTGTATTATAAAggttgtattttaaatatgcttAGAGAAATTCATGAACAAGGTCTACACAGTCATGAAGAATGCAAGGCTTATATAGGAAGAATgttcagaataaaattttttgaatTACCTCAAGATGCTACTGATATAGATGTTTGTGATTTTATCATTAA GCATTGTGTAGCAATTCATCTAAATGATCCTctagataaattttatttacttgtttttaTGACCAAAAAGCTATTTTCTCTTGCAAACAATAACTGCGCTGTTGAGGGAGCTGATGCTGTGATGATGCAGGAATGCCTGCTTGGTGGTCATTTGTACTTACAAGTATTGAAAGAGAAGTTACATTCTTGGCTAACTGGACTTAAATTGGGTATTTTGAAACGTGCCAGAAGTGCGGGCAACAGATACACTTTAAGCATAC AGGAAATGTTGAACATAATGAAGCATACAAGTTCACTTGAATCGCAGATGGAAAATTTCTTAGCCACTGGAAATTTAAAATCACCAACTGGTTTAGGACTTATGCAAACTAGTGGCCTCACAATCGTTGCCGAAAACATTAATAGAATGCGTTACATGAGTCATTTTCGTGCAATTCATAGAGGTTCTTTTTTCCAGGAAATGAGAACTACAGAAGCTAGACAATTATTGCCAGATGCATGGG GTTTTATTTGTCCTGTCCATACACCTGACGGTGCACCTTGTGGGCTCCTGAATCACTTAACAATGAATTGTATCATTACAAAACATCCGGATCCCAAATTAAAAGCTAATATTCCTATAGTATTAATGGATCTTGGAATGGTTCCTTTATCTATTGCTGACAACTGGGACAATTCATATGTTGTAATGTTGGATGGAAAATTGATTGGAGTAATAGATGATAGTATAGTTGCTAGAGTGACAGATAAACTTCGATTACTTAAAATAAAGGGACAAGAA ATTCCATCTACATTAGAAATAGCTCTGGTGCCAAAGAAGAATGTACCAGCTCAGTATCCAGGATTATATTTATTCACAAATCCAGCACGCATGATGAGACCAGTGATGAATTTAGTTgctaaaaaaattgaatatataggaacattcgaacaaatttatttaaatatttgcatcaCACCTGAAGAAGCTTATGAAGGA ttaACAACACATCAAGAATTGTCAAAGACAGCTTTCTTAAGTAATTTAGCAAGTCTTATTCCAATGCCAGATTGTAATCAAAGTCCAAGAAATATGTATCAGTGTCAA atgGGTAAACAAACAATGGGTACTCCATGTCATACATGGCAATTACAATCAGAAACTAAATTGTATAGACTTCAAACACCTGCAACACCACTTTTCCGCCCTGTTCATTATGACAAGATTGATCTTGATGACTTTGCTATGGGTACAAATGCAATAGTGGCTGTCATTTCATACACA GGATACGATATGGAAGATgcaatgattataaataaagcTGCTTATGATAGAGGGTTTGCGCATGGAACAATTTATAAATCTGAATTTGTAGATTTAAAAGATCAAAAAAGTTATTTTGCACGAAATCCAGATAAACCGGAACTTGCAGAAAAATTGGATACTGATGGTCTTCCTATACCAGGTACTATTCTCTCTGAAGGTGAAGTTTATTACTG ttaCTACGATGCGGATCAGTCTGCATACATTACTGGTAAATATCATGGCAAAGAGGATGCTCACGTTGATACTGTAAAACTCTGTGGTAGTTTACATAGTCATGTTCCACGCAGGGCTTGCATTACTTTTCGCATTTCG CGTAATCCAAGTGTTGGAGATAAATTTGCTTCTAGAGCAGGCCAAAAAGGAATCTGTTCTCAAAAATGGCCAGCAGAGGACTTACCATTTACAGAAACCGGGTTGATTCCTGATATTGTATTTAATCCTCATGGTTTTCCAAGTCGTATGACAATAG CCATGATGATCGAAGTAATGGCGGGAAAATCAGCAGCAATACACGGTTTGGTACACGATGCAACGTCTTTTCGGTTCAACGAGAACAACACAGCGGTTGAATATTTTGGAAAGTTGTTAGAACGTGGCGGTTATAATTATTACGGTACTGAAAGAATGTATTCAGGTATAGATGGCAGAGAAATGACAGCAGATATCTTTTTTGGAATTGTACATTACCAACGATTGCGGCACATGGTCTCGGATAAGTGGCAA gTTAGAAGTACTGGTCCAATAGATGTTTTAACAAGGCAACCTATAAAAGGTAGGCGAAGAGGTGGTGGTGTTCGATTTGGTGAAATGGAACGAGATTCGTTAATATCTCATGGCTGTTCATTCCTGCTTCAAGATCGTCTTTTCCATTGCTCAGATAAAACTACG ACATTAGTTTGTCAAAAGTGTGGAACATTGTTAGGTCCAGTAATGGAAGCGTCTTTAAATGCATCAGGATTTGGCGGTAAAACAAGATGTCGTCTTTGTGGCGACGATGAATCCGTAAGGGAAGTTGATATACCGTACATCTTCCGGTACCTCGTAACACAGTTAACGTCTTGTAATATTAACGTAAAATTGACATTtgcagaaaaatga